The following proteins are co-located in the Acidimicrobiales bacterium genome:
- the efp gene encoding elongation factor P, translating to MANITTNDLKNGMTLELEGDLMSVVEFQHVKPGKGGAFVRTTLKNVRNGAVVDRTFRAGERVERAFIDKRTQQFLYRDGNDYVVMDNETYDQRNVPGESLGDAVNYLVENSTVTLLTFGDEIVGVDLPSSVELAITETEPGVQGDRVSGARKPATLETGLVVQVPLFVGPGERIKVDTRTGEYITRA from the coding sequence ATGGCCAACATCACCACGAATGACCTGAAGAACGGCATGACCCTCGAACTCGAGGGCGACCTCATGAGCGTCGTCGAGTTCCAGCACGTCAAGCCGGGCAAGGGCGGGGCATTCGTCCGCACCACGCTCAAGAACGTGCGCAATGGCGCGGTCGTCGATCGGACCTTCCGAGCTGGTGAACGAGTCGAGCGGGCGTTCATCGACAAGCGGACCCAGCAGTTCCTCTACCGAGACGGTAACGACTATGTCGTCATGGACAACGAGACCTACGACCAGCGCAACGTTCCGGGCGAATCACTGGGTGACGCCGTCAACTATCTCGTCGAGAACTCCACCGTGACGCTGTTGACCTTCGGCGACGAAATCGTCGGTGTCGACCTGCCGTCGTCGGTCGAGCTCGCGATCACCGAGACCGAACCCGGCGTCCAGGGCGACCGGGTGTCGGGGGCCCGCAAGCCGGCGACGCTCGAAACCGGGCTCGTGGTGCAGGTGCCGCTGTTCGTCGGACCCGGTGAGCGGATCAAGGTCGATACCCGCACCGGCGAATACATCACCCGCGCGTGA
- a CDS encoding aldolase/citrate lyase family protein translates to MIENAVKNRWNAGEEALGLWLGAADPRTAEMLGSLPYHYINVDLQHGLNDYDTMLATFQALRWSNAMPFVRVPWNEPGVIGRVLDAGAMGVIIPMVNSVAEAADAVAFCRYPPAGRRSFGPIRAGSALGGRYYQESNGQVAVIPMIETVEALEAIDDILAVDGIDAVYVGPSDLALSLGLGPGNDHPEPVFVEAIDRILAACERHGVIAGIHSQPDVVDLRRSQGFKMITVTSDTAALMDGAARALDVAGTPPVY, encoded by the coding sequence GTGATCGAGAACGCCGTCAAGAACCGTTGGAACGCAGGTGAAGAAGCGCTGGGGCTGTGGCTCGGCGCCGCTGATCCACGGACGGCCGAGATGCTCGGTTCGCTGCCGTACCACTACATCAACGTCGACCTGCAGCACGGTCTCAACGACTACGACACGATGCTGGCGACGTTCCAGGCGCTGCGCTGGTCGAACGCCATGCCGTTCGTCCGGGTCCCGTGGAACGAGCCGGGCGTGATCGGTCGGGTTCTCGACGCCGGAGCCATGGGCGTGATCATCCCGATGGTCAACTCGGTGGCCGAGGCTGCCGACGCCGTGGCCTTCTGCCGCTATCCACCGGCGGGTCGGCGGAGTTTCGGCCCGATCCGCGCCGGTTCCGCTCTCGGCGGCCGCTACTACCAGGAGTCCAACGGCCAGGTGGCGGTCATTCCCATGATCGAGACGGTCGAAGCGCTCGAGGCGATCGATGACATCCTCGCCGTCGATGGCATCGACGCCGTCTACGTCGGCCCGTCCGACCTGGCCCTCTCGCTCGGGCTCGGCCCCGGCAACGACCACCCCGAGCCCGTCTTCGTCGAGGCAATCGATCGCATTCTCGCCGCCTGCGAGCGTCACGGCGTGATCGCCGGCATCCACTCCCAGCCCGACGTGGTCGACTTGCGCCGCTCGCAGGGATTCAAGATGATCACGGTCACCAGCGACACCGCGGCGCTCATGGACGGCGCCGCCCGGGCTCTCGACGTCGCCGGTACCCCGCCGGTCTATTGA
- a CDS encoding DUF4214 domain-containing protein: MNRTSLLRTVATATLAASTLFGLAPVDVAGAETTGAWLDTSDRQAVVSAFETEYAKPTPAIEWTGDRATCNAGTTSQAYRTAVVERINYFRAMAGVPVGVVENANWSAQAQQAAVSMSATGRLSHNPDSSFACFNSTVKASAGASNLYLGRTGPAAIDGYVQDPGASNVSTGHRSWIFHSTLQEVGVGDLPSSSTNYSANTLQVIDANRAFASEPTLREGDGFVAWPVRGYNPGALVFDRWSFTLRGATFESANVTVSRGGQPLSSTVVHRSTRANAAPFPNIVWEPQGVDKNPATDVVYTVTVSNVTVGAQQRTYTYDVIVLGQQAGAGVGGPPAAPSDHAPYITAAYNDFLGRNPTANEIASWNAKLNSGTTRFTFVNQLAGSEEWTNVVVDDLYRNTLGRTGDPAGRAYWSAQLRNRVPVAAVAASFYGSPEYVQRQGGTYDQWVNQLYGVLLARSADAGGRSFWSGQANIVGSHSVAFEFYQSFESRQARVTALYRKLLDRDPDPAGRDYWAGVLASGNDLDLAGLLASSDEYYARSSMV, from the coding sequence GTGAATCGCACCTCTCTCCTCCGCACGGTCGCAACGGCGACACTCGCCGCCTCGACATTGTTCGGTCTGGCCCCGGTCGACGTTGCCGGCGCCGAGACGACGGGGGCGTGGCTCGACACCAGTGACCGGCAGGCGGTCGTCTCGGCGTTCGAGACCGAGTATGCGAAACCGACACCGGCCATCGAGTGGACCGGCGACCGAGCGACCTGCAATGCAGGAACGACATCCCAGGCCTACCGGACGGCCGTCGTCGAGCGGATCAACTACTTCCGAGCCATGGCCGGCGTGCCCGTTGGGGTCGTGGAGAACGCGAACTGGTCGGCGCAGGCCCAGCAGGCGGCGGTGTCGATGAGCGCCACCGGGCGACTCAGCCACAACCCGGACAGCTCGTTTGCCTGCTTCAACAGCACCGTCAAGGCCTCGGCCGGGGCGAGCAACCTCTACCTGGGCCGGACCGGTCCGGCCGCGATCGACGGGTACGTGCAGGACCCCGGGGCGAGCAACGTGAGCACGGGCCACCGGTCATGGATCTTCCACTCGACGCTGCAAGAGGTCGGCGTCGGCGACCTGCCCTCGTCATCGACCAACTACTCGGCGAACACCCTGCAGGTGATCGACGCCAACCGAGCCTTCGCCAGCGAACCCACGTTGCGTGAAGGTGACGGGTTCGTCGCCTGGCCGGTCCGCGGCTACAACCCCGGCGCCTTGGTCTTCGATCGGTGGTCGTTCACCCTTCGAGGAGCGACCTTCGAGAGTGCGAATGTGACGGTGAGCCGTGGTGGCCAACCACTGTCGAGCACCGTGGTGCACCGCAGCACCCGAGCCAATGCCGCTCCGTTCCCGAACATCGTGTGGGAACCGCAGGGGGTGGACAAGAATCCGGCCACCGACGTGGTCTACACCGTCACCGTGTCGAATGTGACGGTCGGTGCCCAGCAGCGCACGTACACCTACGACGTGATCGTGCTGGGGCAGCAGGCCGGCGCCGGTGTTGGCGGTCCGCCCGCAGCGCCATCGGATCATGCGCCCTACATCACGGCCGCCTACAACGACTTCCTCGGTCGTAACCCCACTGCCAACGAGATCGCCTCGTGGAACGCCAAGCTGAACTCGGGCACCACTCGCTTCACCTTCGTCAACCAGCTCGCCGGCAGCGAGGAATGGACGAACGTGGTGGTCGACGACCTCTACCGCAACACCCTCGGGCGGACCGGCGACCCCGCCGGTCGGGCGTACTGGTCGGCCCAGCTCCGCAACCGAGTCCCGGTCGCCGCAGTCGCCGCCTCGTTCTACGGTAGCCCCGAGTACGTGCAACGCCAAGGTGGTACGTACGACCAGTGGGTCAACCAGCTGTACGGCGTGCTGCTCGCCCGGTCGGCCGATGCCGGCGGCCGGTCGTTCTGGTCGGGGCAAGCCAACATCGTCGGCTCCCACTCGGTTGCCTTCGAGTTCTACCAGTCGTTCGAGAGCCGTCAGGCCCGGGTCACGGCGCTCTATCGCAAGCTCCTCGACCGGGACCCGGACCCCGCTGGTCGGGACTACTGGGCCGGCGTGCTGGCCTCCGGGAACGACCTCGACTTGGCCGGCTTGCTGGCCAGCAGCGACGAGTACTACGCCCGCTCATCGATGGTCTAG
- a CDS encoding aspartate carbamoyltransferase catalytic subunit, which yields MRHFLDIADHDASELTSILDLAEQFSTVLDRDVPKVPALRGRTIVLAFFEDSTRTRTSFDLAARRLSADVVNFAAGSSSLKKGESLRDTIETIAAMGIDALVVRHASSGAASQIRQWTDASVINAGDGWHQHPTQAMLDAFTIRRRLGSIEGRHILICGDVQHSRVARSDVEAFTRLGAKVTLVAPRTLLPPTLEGWPVEVAPSLDDVIADVDVAYFLRIQKERMSEALLPSDREYRDRFGLTVERAKRLAPDAVIMHPGPMNRGVEIDPAVADDPRSAVLDQVANGVAVRMAVLYTVLGPGQFDQIDPGAAA from the coding sequence ATGCGCCACTTCCTCGACATCGCCGACCACGACGCGTCCGAACTCACCTCGATCCTCGACCTCGCCGAACAGTTCTCCACCGTGCTCGACCGCGACGTGCCGAAGGTCCCGGCCCTTCGGGGCCGCACCATCGTCCTCGCCTTCTTCGAGGACTCCACGCGAACTCGCACCAGCTTCGATCTCGCCGCTCGCCGCCTGTCGGCCGACGTGGTCAATTTCGCGGCCGGCTCGTCCTCGCTGAAGAAGGGCGAGTCGCTTCGCGACACGATCGAGACCATCGCCGCGATGGGCATCGACGCCCTGGTCGTTCGCCACGCCAGCTCCGGTGCAGCGTCACAGATCCGGCAGTGGACCGACGCGTCGGTCATCAACGCCGGCGACGGTTGGCACCAGCATCCGACCCAGGCGATGCTCGACGCGTTCACCATCCGCCGTCGGCTGGGTTCGATCGAGGGGCGCCACATCTTGATCTGCGGCGACGTGCAGCACTCCCGGGTCGCCCGATCCGACGTGGAGGCGTTCACCCGACTCGGAGCGAAGGTCACGCTCGTCGCCCCCCGTACCTTGCTGCCCCCGACCCTCGAGGGATGGCCGGTCGAGGTCGCGCCATCGCTCGACGACGTCATCGCCGACGTCGATGTCGCGTACTTCCTGCGCATCCAGAAGGAGCGCATGTCCGAGGCGCTGCTGCCAAGCGACCGTGAATACCGGGATCGCTTCGGGCTGACCGTCGAACGAGCGAAGCGACTCGCACCCGACGCCGTGATCATGCACCCAGGGCCCATGAATCGTGGGGTCGAGATCGACCCGGCGGTCGCCGACGATCCCCGCAGCGCCGTCCTCGATCAGGTGGCCAACGGGGTGGCGGTCCGCATGGCGGTGCTCTACACCGTGCTCGGCCCGGGCCAATTCGACCAGATCGATCCGGGAGCCGCAGCATGA
- the pyrR gene encoding bifunctional pyr operon transcriptional regulator/uracil phosphoribosyltransferase PyrR has protein sequence MAERERRRTPPYGGVFVARTEILDADAVARAVRRMAHEIIERNEGLADVVIVGLQTGGVPFAEAIAEALGQIESVEVPVGKLDVAFYRDDIKLRPVLPEAITDVPFDISRSVVVLVDDVLFTGRTIRAALDALIDQGRPRAIQLAVMIDRGHREVPIRPDYVGKNLPTRLSEVVNATLDGVELGEMER, from the coding sequence ATGGCTGAACGCGAACGCCGTCGCACGCCCCCGTATGGGGGCGTTTTTGTTGCTCGGACCGAGATCCTCGACGCCGATGCCGTGGCCCGAGCGGTGCGACGGATGGCGCACGAGATCATCGAGCGCAACGAAGGTCTCGCCGACGTGGTGATCGTCGGTCTCCAGACGGGCGGGGTTCCCTTTGCCGAGGCAATCGCCGAGGCGTTGGGCCAGATCGAGTCGGTCGAGGTCCCCGTCGGCAAGCTCGACGTCGCGTTCTATCGCGACGACATCAAGCTGCGCCCGGTCCTCCCTGAGGCCATCACCGACGTCCCGTTCGACATCTCACGCAGCGTCGTCGTGCTCGTCGACGACGTGCTCTTCACTGGCCGGACCATCCGGGCCGCTCTCGACGCGCTCATCGATCAGGGGCGGCCCCGGGCGATCCAGCTGGCCGTGATGATCGATCGTGGGCATCGGGAGGTCCCGATCCGGCCTGACTACGTCGGCAAGAACCTGCCGACCCGACTGAGCGAGGTCGTCAACGCCACCCTCGACGGGGTCGAACTGGGCGAGATGGAACGCTGA
- the nusB gene encoding transcription antitermination factor NusB has protein sequence MNNPLAQTRRDARERAIELAYESEQRAIGADALLAGLVVDPDPYAALLLKASELQRTRAETLIAERARGWSLDRMPLIDRLVMRMAVAEMITTDTPTGVILAEAVALVGRYSTDESTRFVNGVLSAIAADLRP, from the coding sequence GTGAACAATCCGCTGGCACAGACCCGGCGAGACGCCAGGGAACGAGCGATCGAGCTGGCCTATGAGAGCGAGCAGCGCGCCATCGGGGCCGATGCCCTGTTGGCGGGGCTGGTCGTCGATCCCGATCCGTATGCGGCGCTCCTGCTCAAGGCCTCCGAACTCCAGCGGACCCGGGCCGAGACACTGATCGCGGAGCGGGCTCGCGGCTGGTCGCTCGACCGCATGCCCCTCATCGACCGGCTCGTCATGCGGATGGCCGTGGCCGAGATGATCACCACCGATACGCCCACCGGCGTGATCCTCGCCGAGGCCGTTGCCCTGGTGGGGCGGTACTCCACCGATGAGTCGACCCGATTCGTCAACGGCGTGCTCTCGGCCATTGCGGCCGACCTCCGCCCCTGA
- a CDS encoding GNAT family N-acetyltransferase: protein MIAHAIREIGLSDRAVLAAAVDAFGATDDRSDEWVTGFVADRLSFAFVALGADDEMLGWIWGSIIRRPDAPATARIEALDVRSDARRSGIGSMLFDAAYAHARQLLCGDVVADVSPDAGPAVVGFVESLRPVRSARAQVCWSL, encoded by the coding sequence GTGATTGCTCACGCCATTCGCGAGATCGGGCTGTCCGATCGGGCAGTGCTCGCGGCGGCCGTCGATGCGTTCGGAGCGACCGACGATCGCAGCGACGAATGGGTCACCGGGTTCGTCGCCGACCGCCTGTCGTTCGCCTTCGTCGCACTTGGTGCCGACGACGAAATGCTCGGCTGGATCTGGGGCTCGATCATTCGCCGTCCCGACGCGCCGGCGACCGCCAGGATCGAGGCCCTCGACGTCCGGTCCGACGCCCGACGTTCCGGGATCGGATCGATGCTGTTCGACGCCGCCTACGCCCACGCCCGCCAGCTCCTGTGCGGTGACGTGGTGGCCGACGTGTCGCCCGACGCCGGTCCTGCGGTCGTCGGATTCGTCGAGTCGCTGCGTCCGGTGCGTTCGGCTCGAGCGCAGGTGTGCTGGTCGCTCTAG